In Primulina eburnea isolate SZY01 chromosome 14, ASM2296580v1, whole genome shotgun sequence, the following proteins share a genomic window:
- the LOC140813214 gene encoding NADPH-dependent aldehyde reductase 1, chloroplastic-like: MPVAHLPHHLCQSTQQPTPFLVLLISSRLISIYIHHLMSRFIPSSKVLATKAFLNPVSFPCYFPRLPAKATHPSIQRRSCVRSMASSTGIGQPPQSQSTQPGKQHLMDPIPKSISDDYKPSDKLLGKIAVVTGGDSGIGRAVSHLFALEGATIAFTYVKGQEDKDAEDTLNILKEAKHPHAKDPIAIPTDLGYDENCKKVVEEIVDKFGHIDILVNNASEQHKANSVEDIDEERIIRVFRTDIFSYFFMTRHSLKHMKKGSAIINTLSLTAYIGTPKLLDYTAAKGATIAFTRGLAMQLMDKGIRVNGVSPGPTWTPVNAASLSEEENAELGKSEVPMKRAAQPYELAPSYLFLAANVYSSYISGQVIHPNGGTIVNS; the protein is encoded by the exons ATGCCCGTCGCCCATTTGCCCCATCACCTTTGCCAGTCAACCCAACAACCTACGCCATTTTTAGTTTTGCTTATTTCATCACGTCTgatctctatatatatacatcatcTAATGTCTCGTTTCATTCCAAGTTCCAAAGTTTTGGCAACTAAAGCTTTCTTGAATCCCGTTTCTTTCCCTTGTTACTTCCCACGTTTGCCAGCTAAAGCAACTCATCCTTCGATTCAACGTCGTTCTTGTGTGAGATCAATGGCGTCGTCAACTGGGATCGGGCAGCCGCCGCAGTCACAAAGCACTCAGCCCGGAAAACAACATTTGATGGACCCAATTCCCAAGTCCATTTCCGATGATTATAAGCCATCCGACAAGCTTCTC GGTAAAATTGCGGTGGTGACTGGAGGTGATTCGGGCATCGGGCGAGCTGTGAGCCACCTGTTTGCCTTAGAGGGCGCCACCATTGCATTCACGTACGTGAAAGGTCAAGAAGACAAAGACGCGGAAGACACGCTTAACATATTGAAGGAAGCCAAGCACCCCCATGCCAAAGACCCCATTGCTATACCCACGGATTTGGGTTACGACGAAAACTGCAAAAAAGTGGTGGAGGAAATTGTGGACAAATTCGGGCATATCGATATACTAGTGAACAATGCCTCAGAGCAGCACAAAGCCAATTCTGTTGAAGATATTGATGAAGAAAGGATTATAAGAGTGTTCAGGACTGATATTTTCTCCTACTTCTTCATGACAAG GCACAGTTTGAAGCATATGAAGAAAGGAAGTGCCATCATCAACACCTTATCATTAACAGCCTACATAGGCACGCCAAAGTTACTGGATTATACAGCCGCAAAAGGGGCAACCATAGCATTCACTCGAGGCCTCGCGATGCAGTTAATGGATAAAGGGATCCGGGTGAACGGTGTGTCGCCAGGGCCTACATGGACACCTGTGAATGCAGCTTCTCTAAGTGAGGAGGAAAATGCCGAACTGGGAAAGTCTGAAGTGCCCATGAAGAGGGCGGCGCAGCCTTATGAGCTTGCCCCTTCGTATTTGTTCCTGGCCGCGAATGTCTACTCTTCCTACATAAGCGGACAGGTCATACACCCTAATGGGGGCACAATTGTTAATAGTTGA
- the LOC140813215 gene encoding U11/U12 small nuclear ribonucleoprotein 35 kDa protein has translation MGSSVNSVFYADSYHPIQVGSIDGTDTQPHDGAVLRALLCSNAALYDPFGDPKVIGDPYCTLFVGRLSHLTTEDTLRKAMKVYGRIKNLRLVRHIVTGASRGYGFVEFETEKEMRQAFKDAHHTIIDDSEIIVDYNRQHLMRGWIPRRLGGGLGGKKESGQLRFGGRERPFRAPLRQIPWDELKRLGIPPPPEGRYMSRFQNPSPPRRKRESAEMEDTQEHMKRRAPSHQLEKSSSPQHLFSEDRIHKKHNRVRHSYREEKRLSSSNERSHIQHRHDRWTPGRDDQ, from the exons ATGGGGAGCAGCGTAAATTCAGTGTTCTACGCCGACTCCTACCATCCAATCCAAGTCGGAAGCATCGACGGAACCGACACTCAGCCGCACGACGGCGCCGTACTCAGAGCTCTTCTCTGTTCCAATGCCGCCCTTT ACGATCCATTTGGAGACCCTAAGGTTATCGGAGACCCTTATTGCACTCTCTTCGTCGGTCGTCTTTCCCATCTAACCACTGAAGATACTCTTCGAAAG GCTATGAAAGTCTATGGGAGGATCAAGAACTTGCGATTGGTCAGGcatatag TGACTGGTGCCTCACGTGGTTATGGGTTTGTTGAGTTTGAGACAGAGAAGGAGATGCGTCAAGCATTCAAG GATGCTCATCATACTATTATTGACGATTCTGAAATTATAGTTGACTACAACAGGCAGCATTTGATGCGTGGCTGGATTCCAAGAAGATTAG GGGGTGGTCTCGGTGGTAAGAAAGAATCAGGACAACTTCGTTTTGGGGGACGAGAAAGACCATTTCGTGCTCCACT GAGACAAATTCCTTGGGATGAGTTAAAGAGGCTTGGAATACCACCTCCTCCTGAAGGAAGATACATGTCACGCTTTCAG AACCCATCGCCGCCGCGAAGAAAAAGAGAAAGCGCCGAAATGGAAGACACTCAGGAGCACATGAAACGGAGGGCACCTTCTCATCAGCTCGAGAAGTCATCTAGTCCTCAGCATTTATTTAGTGAAGATCGCATCCACAAGAAGCACAATCGGGTTAGACATTCTTATAGGGAGGAGAAGAGGTTGTCTAGTTCTAACGAACGATCTCATATACAGCATCGACATGATAGGTGGACTCCTGGTAGAGATGACCAGTAA
- the LOC140811495 gene encoding uncharacterized protein, whose amino-acid sequence MANVFDPNHKYDLFGAWSLDLSESSSNSNSANPSVKTSYPNSDINDRTRGLTAHAPPSDDDDDGWEFQDAYSEPNAIDLSNKVDLTPHDVSAMNTFSPGSASSSNEIHNLFEPAKESIDLFAPSTSFVHTFAASSAGSHGSQDVELINTQPSKASDYDSNIKENDAEGILNPSPDVESADFDEDFGEFTAASAETKPEQRKDTNSNFHRSALPMSIFGDEEPESDGFLDARDAFVHQSNSESDNHTSKSISCINDLISSLYNQTEKTSINTTQEPNAVELNLSSSMTSSNLGNGGDHRDDTSSDFKDAFSQRSGDNEASLYSFGDAHLQTSSKMKLNNHLNFYSKLKEALCFVSKNHIERLKQSICYDDILGEDSSISDLTSEFQMLCTELERMDYLFDKQDHTSNNSYLGEFIDFLLEPQFQILESEYHLSEQLLLVEKDMKSAMELIRHTNSMLKILTLGTSEEKTTYISVWSNIISVCAQELKEGASIWTKAAEKHVRSQLLAKTQGRNFVLELGEIYRVVVILGASAKLFKPWTISCSIDFSGMYILLEECHALWSTSGLEEALYSVQVSTASEDALLFKSINDIRGLDATVLQNYVFLEKDSLCGLSMLSAGVVPGVKIIKWGEERYFVTIANLWANLISCTPPKLPQLRFGS is encoded by the exons ATGGCAAATGTGTTTGATCCGAATCATAAATATGACCTTTTTGGTGCGTGGAGTCTGGATTTGAGTGAATCCAGCTCTAACTCGAACTCAGCAAATCCAAGCGTCAAAACTTCCTATCccaattcggatataaatgatCGTACACGAGGTTTGACGGCTCATGCTCCTccttctgatgatgatgatgatggatGGGAATTTCAAGATGCATATTCAGAACCCAATGCTATAGATTTGAGTAATAAG GTTGACTTGACTCCACATGATGTGTCTGCAATGAATACATTCTCACCTGGAAGTGCGAGTAGCTCAAATGAAATACATAATTTGTTTGAGCCTGCTAAGGAATCTATAGATCTATTTGCACCATCAACCAGTTTTGTACACACTTTTGCCGCTTCAAGTGCTGGTTCTCATGGTTCCCAGGATGTAGAGTTAATCAATACCCAGCCAAGCAAAGCTAGCGATTATGATTCAaacattaaagaaaatgatgcAGAAGGTATATTGAATCCTAGTCCAGATGTTGAAAGTGCTGATTTTGATGAAGATTTTGGAGAGTTTACTGCTGCCTCTGCAGAAACTAAGCCAGAGCAG AGGAAGGATACGAACTCAAATTTTCACAGAAGTGCACTCCCCATGTCTATTTTTGGTGATGAAGAGCCAGAAAGCGATGGTTTTCTAGATGCTCGAGATGCATTTGTGCACCAGTCTAATTCTGAGAGTGATAATCATACTTCTAAATCAATTTCTTGTATCAATGATCTAATATCAAGTTTATACAACCAAACTGAGAAGACTTCTATAAACACTACCCAAGAACCAAATGCAGTTGAGTTGAACCTCTCAAGTTCAATGACCAGCTCCAACCTAGGGAATGGTGGTGATCATCGTGATGATACTTCTTCGGATTTTAAGGATGCGTTCTCACAAAGGAGCGGGGACAACGAGGCATCTCTTTATAGCTTTGGGGATGCACATCTGCAAACTTCTTCTAAGATGAAGCTGAACAatcatttgaatttttattctaaattaaAGGAAGCATTATGCTTTGTTTCTAAAAACCATATCGAACGCCTAAAG CAATCTATATGTTATGATGATATTTTGGGTGAAGATTCAAGCATATCAGATCTGACCAGTGAGTTCCAG ATGCTCTGCACGGAACTGGAACGAATGGATTACCTCTTTGATAAGCAGGATCACACCTCAAACAATAGTTATCTCGGCGAGTTCATTGATTTTTTGCTCGAGCCACAGTTTCAGATATTGGAGTCAGAGTATCATTTATCAGAACAATTACTTCTG GTGGAGAAGGATATGAAATCAGCTATGGAACTCATTAGACATACAAACTCGATGCTTAagattttgacattagggacatcAGAGGAAAAAACCACATATATTTCCGTATGGTCTAACATAATCTCCGTATGTGCTCAAGAATTAAAAGAAGGTGCCTCAATTTGGACTAAAGCAGCAGAGAAGCATGTTCGGAGTCAGTTACTTGCTAAAACTCAAG GAAGAAATTTTGTTTTAGAACTTGGAGAGATCTATAGGGTGGTAGTGATTCTTGGAGCTTCAGCCAAACTTTTTAAGCCTTGGACCATATCATGTTCCATAGATTTTTCTGGCATGTACATTCTTCTAGAGGAATGCCATGCTTTGTGGTCAACATCAGGACTTGAAGAAGCCCTTTATAGTGTACAAGTATCTACTGCATCAGAGGATGCATTGTTATTCAAGTCCATTAATGACATCCGTGGTCTTGATGCAACTGTACTTCAAAACTATGTTTTCTTGGAAAAAGATTCATTATGTGGACTATCAATGCTATCGGCCGGAGTGGTACCAG GAGTGAAGATCATAAAGTGGGGAGAGGAGCGCTATTTTGTCACCATTGCAAACTTGTGGGCAAATTTAATAAGCTGTACTCCTCCGAAGTTGCCACAGTTACGCTTTGGTTCGTAA
- the LOC140812213 gene encoding uncharacterized protein codes for MMSGNYTSINNQNLIGSVPAVTDPAAIESNLQIFPPVVPQGKITGPSRPPRDADDTFTKSASGSDVPQQTSWFQSFTIAAYRPYFDVDTSDVLERMKYSLFPFNGSFNEKTANQPDLYGPFWICTTLIFVAASIGTFVTYLTHKLQKKEWDYDINLVTWSAGLFYGYVTIVPLLLYIVLKYFSAPSGLAQLLCLYGYSLFVFIPALCLSVVPYEIFRWIVAGIAGFMSATFVAINLRNHIKSAGESWVLIVAAIFLLQLALALVLKFYLFNITI; via the exons ATGATGTCCGGCAACTACACATCCATTAACAATCAAAACCTCATCGGATCTGTTCCG GCAGTTACGGATCCAGCTGCTAttg AATCGAATCTTCAGATATTTCCGCCCGTAGTTCCTCAGGGGAAGATAACTGGCCCCTCACGACCCCCTCGTGACGCTGACG ATACATTTACCAAATCTGCATCTGGTTCTGATGTGCCCCAGCAAACTTCTTGGTTTCAATCTTTCACAATTGCTGCATATAGGCCTTATTTTGATGTTGACACATCGGATGTTCTAGAAAGGATGAAATATTCTCTATTTCCTTTCAATGGAAGCTTCAATGAGAAAACTGCCAACCAACCAGATTT GTATGGACCTTTCTGGATCTGCACTACCTTAATATTTGTGGCGGCTTCTATTGGTACATTTGTTACCTATTTAACACACAAACTGCAAAAGAAGGAATGGGATTATGATATTAATCTGGTTACATGGTCTGCGGGGTTGTTCTATGGCTATGTTACTATAGTGCCTCTACTCTTGTATATAGTCCTCAAATACTTCTCAGCTCCATCTGGTCTCGCCCAGCTGCTTTGCCTCTACGGCTACTCTCTGTTTGTCTTCATTCCTGCTTTG TGTTTATCTGTTGTTCCATATGAAATCTTCAGATGGATTGTTGCTGGTATAGCGGGTTTCATGTCTGCTACATTTGTTGCTATTAACCTCAGAAACCACATCAAGTCTGCAGGTGAAAGCTGGGTTTTGATTGTAGCTGCTATATTCTTGTTGCAGCTAGCTCTTGCTTTGGTCCTTAAGTTCTACTTGTTCAACATCACAATATAA